In Haliaeetus albicilla chromosome 12, bHalAlb1.1, whole genome shotgun sequence, a genomic segment contains:
- the ZNF207 gene encoding BUB3-interacting and GLEBS motif-containing protein ZNF207 isoform X7 has product MGRKKKKQLKPWCWYCNRDFDDEKILIQHQKAKHFKCHICHKKLYTGPGLAIHCMQVHKETIDAVPNAIPGRTDIELEIYGMEGIPEKDMEERRRLLEQKTQAESQKKKQQDDSDEYEDDESAASTSFQPQQVQPQQGYIPPMAQPGLPPVPGAPGMPPGIPPLMAGVPPMMPGMPPVMPGMPPGMMPMGGMMPPGPGIPPLMPGMPPGMPPPVGPRPGMPPMTQAQPVTAPGILNRPPAPAASAPTPQPPVTKPLFPSAGQAAAAVPGPVGTDFKPLNSTPATTTEPPKPTFPAYTQSTASTTSTTNSTAAKPATSITSKPATLTTTSATSKLIHPDEDISLEERRAQLPKYQRNLPRPGQASLGNPPVGPIGGMMPPQPGIPPQQQGMRPPMPPHGQYGAHHQGMPGYLPGAMPPYGQGPPMVPPYQSGPPRPPMGMRPPVMSQGGRY; this is encoded by the exons ATGGGCCGTAAGAAGAAGAAGCAGTTGAAGCCTTGGTGCTG GTATTGTAACAGGGATTTTGATGATGAAAAAATCCTTATACAGCatcaaaaagcaaagcactttAAATGCCATATATGTCATAAGAAACTGTATACAGGACCTGGTTTAGCTATACACTGCATGCAG gtaCATAAAGAAACAATAGATGCTGTTCCAAATGCTATTCCTGGAAGAACAGACATTGAACTGGAAATCTATGGCATGGAGGGCATTCCAGAAAAAGATATGGAGGAACGAAGGAGGTTACTTGAACAAAAAACTCAGG CAGAGagccagaaaaagaaacaacaggatGATTCTGATGAGTATGAAGATGATGAATCTGCAGCTTCAACTTCATTTCAACCCCAGCAAGTTCAGCCACAGCAGGGGTACATTCCCCCAATGGCACAACCAGGTTTGCCTCCTGTGCCGGGTGCACCAGGAATGCCTCCAG gtatACCACCATTAATGGCAGGCGTTCCACCTATGATGCCTGGAATGCCTCCAGTTATGCCTGGAATGCCGCCTGG GATGATGCCGATGGGTGGAATGATGCCTCCTGGGCCAGGAATACCACCTCTTATGCCTGGTATGCCACCAG GTATGCCGCCGCCTGTTGGGCCTCGTCCTGGGATGCCTCCAATGACACAAGCACAGCCTGTTACAGCACCGGGCATTCTTAACAgacctccagctcctgctgcatcGGCACCTACCCCCCAGCCTCCAGTTACTAAACCACTCTTCCCAAGTGCGGGGCAG gctgcagcagctgttcCAGGTCCAGTTGGTACTGATTTCAAACCTTTGAATTCTACACCTGCAACAACAACAGAACCCCCAAAACCTACATTCCCTGCTTACACACAGTCTACAGCCTCAACCACTAGCACGACAAACagtactgcagctaaaccagctACATCTATAACAAGTAAGCCTGCTACTCTCACAACAACCAGTGCAACCAGTAAGTTGATCCATCCAGATGAGGATATATCACTG GAAGAGAGGAGGGCTCAGTTGCCTAAATATCAGCGTAATCTTCCTCGACCAGGACAAGCTTCCTTGGGTAATCCACCAGTTGGACCAATTGGAGGTATGATGCCACCACAGCCAGGAATTCCTCCACAACAACAAGGAATGAGACCTCCCATGCCACCTCATG GTCAGTATGGTGCTCATCACCAGGGCATGCCAGGATATCTTCCTGGAGCTATGCCTCCATATGGTCAGGGACCTCCGATGGTGCCCCCTTACCAAAGTGGACCTCCTCGACCTCCAATGGGAATGAGACCTCCTGTAATGTCGCAAGGTGGCCGCTACTGA
- the ZNF207 gene encoding BUB3-interacting and GLEBS motif-containing protein ZNF207 isoform X1 yields MGRKKKKQLKPWCWYCNRDFDDEKILIQHQKAKHFKCHICHKKLYTGPGLAIHCMQVHKETIDAVPNAIPGRTDIELEIYGMEGIPEKDMEERRRLLEQKTQAESQKKKQQDDSDEYEDDESAASTSFQPQQVQPQQGYIPPMAQPGLPPVPGAPGMPPGIPPLMAGVPPMMPGMPPVMPGMPPGLHQQRKYMQSFCGGNMMMPMGGMMPPGPGIPPLMPGMPPGMPPPVGPRPGMPPMTQAQPVTAPGILNRPPAPAASAPTPQPPVTKPLFPSAGQMGTPVTSSSAASSNSESLSASSNALFPSTAQAAAAVPGPVGTDFKPLNSTPATTTEPPKPTFPAYTQSTASTTSTTNSTAAKPATSITSKPATLTTTSATSKLIHPDEDISLEERRAQLPKYQRNLPRPGQASLGNPPVGPIGGMMPPQPGIPPQQQGMRPPMPPHGQYGAHHQGMPGYLPGAMPPYGQGPPMVPPYQSGPPRPPMGMRPPVMSQGGRY; encoded by the exons ATGGGCCGTAAGAAGAAGAAGCAGTTGAAGCCTTGGTGCTG GTATTGTAACAGGGATTTTGATGATGAAAAAATCCTTATACAGCatcaaaaagcaaagcactttAAATGCCATATATGTCATAAGAAACTGTATACAGGACCTGGTTTAGCTATACACTGCATGCAG gtaCATAAAGAAACAATAGATGCTGTTCCAAATGCTATTCCTGGAAGAACAGACATTGAACTGGAAATCTATGGCATGGAGGGCATTCCAGAAAAAGATATGGAGGAACGAAGGAGGTTACTTGAACAAAAAACTCAGG CAGAGagccagaaaaagaaacaacaggatGATTCTGATGAGTATGAAGATGATGAATCTGCAGCTTCAACTTCATTTCAACCCCAGCAAGTTCAGCCACAGCAGGGGTACATTCCCCCAATGGCACAACCAGGTTTGCCTCCTGTGCCGGGTGCACCAGGAATGCCTCCAG gtatACCACCATTAATGGCAGGCGTTCCACCTATGATGCCTGGAATGCCTCCAGTTATGCCTGGAATGCCGCCTGG ATTACATCAACAGAGAAAATACATGCAGTCATTTTGTGGTGGAAACAT GATGATGCCGATGGGTGGAATGATGCCTCCTGGGCCAGGAATACCACCTCTTATGCCTGGTATGCCACCAG GTATGCCGCCGCCTGTTGGGCCTCGTCCTGGGATGCCTCCAATGACACAAGCACAGCCTGTTACAGCACCGGGCATTCTTAACAgacctccagctcctgctgcatcGGCACCTACCCCCCAGCCTCCAGTTACTAAACCACTCTTCCCAAGTGCGGGGCAG ATGGGGACACCTGTCACAAGCTCAAGTGCAGCTTCCTCCAATTCAGAAAGTCTGTCAGCATCTTCTAACGCTCTGTTTCCTAGCACAGCACAA gctgcagcagctgttcCAGGTCCAGTTGGTACTGATTTCAAACCTTTGAATTCTACACCTGCAACAACAACAGAACCCCCAAAACCTACATTCCCTGCTTACACACAGTCTACAGCCTCAACCACTAGCACGACAAACagtactgcagctaaaccagctACATCTATAACAAGTAAGCCTGCTACTCTCACAACAACCAGTGCAACCAGTAAGTTGATCCATCCAGATGAGGATATATCACTG GAAGAGAGGAGGGCTCAGTTGCCTAAATATCAGCGTAATCTTCCTCGACCAGGACAAGCTTCCTTGGGTAATCCACCAGTTGGACCAATTGGAGGTATGATGCCACCACAGCCAGGAATTCCTCCACAACAACAAGGAATGAGACCTCCCATGCCACCTCATG GTCAGTATGGTGCTCATCACCAGGGCATGCCAGGATATCTTCCTGGAGCTATGCCTCCATATGGTCAGGGACCTCCGATGGTGCCCCCTTACCAAAGTGGACCTCCTCGACCTCCAATGGGAATGAGACCTCCTGTAATGTCGCAAGGTGGCCGCTACTGA
- the ZNF207 gene encoding BUB3-interacting and GLEBS motif-containing protein ZNF207 isoform X5 — protein sequence MGRKKKKQLKPWCWYCNRDFDDEKILIQHQKAKHFKCHICHKKLYTGPGLAIHCMQVHKETIDAVPNAIPGRTDIELEIYGMEGIPEKDMEERRRLLEQKTQAESQKKKQQDDSDEYEDDESAASTSFQPQQVQPQQGYIPPMAQPGLPPVPGAPGMPPGIPPLMAGVPPMMPGMPPVMPGMPPGLHQQRKYMQSFCGGNMMMPMGGMMPPGPGIPPLMPGMPPGMPPPVGPRPGMPPMTQAQPVTAPGILNRPPAPAASAPTPQPPVTKPLFPSAGQAAAAVPGPVGTDFKPLNSTPATTTEPPKPTFPAYTQSTASTTSTTNSTAAKPATSITSKPATLTTTSATSKLIHPDEDISLEERRAQLPKYQRNLPRPGQASLGNPPVGPIGGMMPPQPGIPPQQQGMRPPMPPHGQYGAHHQGMPGYLPGAMPPYGQGPPMVPPYQSGPPRPPMGMRPPVMSQGGRY from the exons ATGGGCCGTAAGAAGAAGAAGCAGTTGAAGCCTTGGTGCTG GTATTGTAACAGGGATTTTGATGATGAAAAAATCCTTATACAGCatcaaaaagcaaagcactttAAATGCCATATATGTCATAAGAAACTGTATACAGGACCTGGTTTAGCTATACACTGCATGCAG gtaCATAAAGAAACAATAGATGCTGTTCCAAATGCTATTCCTGGAAGAACAGACATTGAACTGGAAATCTATGGCATGGAGGGCATTCCAGAAAAAGATATGGAGGAACGAAGGAGGTTACTTGAACAAAAAACTCAGG CAGAGagccagaaaaagaaacaacaggatGATTCTGATGAGTATGAAGATGATGAATCTGCAGCTTCAACTTCATTTCAACCCCAGCAAGTTCAGCCACAGCAGGGGTACATTCCCCCAATGGCACAACCAGGTTTGCCTCCTGTGCCGGGTGCACCAGGAATGCCTCCAG gtatACCACCATTAATGGCAGGCGTTCCACCTATGATGCCTGGAATGCCTCCAGTTATGCCTGGAATGCCGCCTGG ATTACATCAACAGAGAAAATACATGCAGTCATTTTGTGGTGGAAACAT GATGATGCCGATGGGTGGAATGATGCCTCCTGGGCCAGGAATACCACCTCTTATGCCTGGTATGCCACCAG GTATGCCGCCGCCTGTTGGGCCTCGTCCTGGGATGCCTCCAATGACACAAGCACAGCCTGTTACAGCACCGGGCATTCTTAACAgacctccagctcctgctgcatcGGCACCTACCCCCCAGCCTCCAGTTACTAAACCACTCTTCCCAAGTGCGGGGCAG gctgcagcagctgttcCAGGTCCAGTTGGTACTGATTTCAAACCTTTGAATTCTACACCTGCAACAACAACAGAACCCCCAAAACCTACATTCCCTGCTTACACACAGTCTACAGCCTCAACCACTAGCACGACAAACagtactgcagctaaaccagctACATCTATAACAAGTAAGCCTGCTACTCTCACAACAACCAGTGCAACCAGTAAGTTGATCCATCCAGATGAGGATATATCACTG GAAGAGAGGAGGGCTCAGTTGCCTAAATATCAGCGTAATCTTCCTCGACCAGGACAAGCTTCCTTGGGTAATCCACCAGTTGGACCAATTGGAGGTATGATGCCACCACAGCCAGGAATTCCTCCACAACAACAAGGAATGAGACCTCCCATGCCACCTCATG GTCAGTATGGTGCTCATCACCAGGGCATGCCAGGATATCTTCCTGGAGCTATGCCTCCATATGGTCAGGGACCTCCGATGGTGCCCCCTTACCAAAGTGGACCTCCTCGACCTCCAATGGGAATGAGACCTCCTGTAATGTCGCAAGGTGGCCGCTACTGA
- the ZNF207 gene encoding BUB3-interacting and GLEBS motif-containing protein ZNF207 isoform X3: protein MGRKKKKQLKPWCWYCNRDFDDEKILIQHQKAKHFKCHICHKKLYTGPGLAIHCMQVHKETIDAVPNAIPGRTDIELEIYGMEGIPEKDMEERRRLLEQKTQAESQKKKQQDDSDEYEDDESAASTSFQPQQVQPQQGYIPPMAQPGLPPVPGAPGMPPGIPPLMAGVPPMMPGMPPVMPGMPPGMMPMGGMMPPGPGIPPLMPGMPPGMPPPVGPRPGMPPMTQAQPVTAPGILNRPPAPAASAPTPQPPVTKPLFPSAGQMGTPVTSSSAASSNSESLSASSNALFPSTAQAAAAVPGPVGTDFKPLNSTPATTTEPPKPTFPAYTQSTASTTSTTNSTAAKPATSITSKPATLTTTSATSKLIHPDEDISLEERRAQLPKYQRNLPRPGQASLGNPPVGPIGGMMPPQPGIPPQQQGMRPPMPPHGQYGAHHQGMPGYLPGAMPPYGQGPPMVPPYQSGPPRPPMGMRPPVMSQGGRY from the exons ATGGGCCGTAAGAAGAAGAAGCAGTTGAAGCCTTGGTGCTG GTATTGTAACAGGGATTTTGATGATGAAAAAATCCTTATACAGCatcaaaaagcaaagcactttAAATGCCATATATGTCATAAGAAACTGTATACAGGACCTGGTTTAGCTATACACTGCATGCAG gtaCATAAAGAAACAATAGATGCTGTTCCAAATGCTATTCCTGGAAGAACAGACATTGAACTGGAAATCTATGGCATGGAGGGCATTCCAGAAAAAGATATGGAGGAACGAAGGAGGTTACTTGAACAAAAAACTCAGG CAGAGagccagaaaaagaaacaacaggatGATTCTGATGAGTATGAAGATGATGAATCTGCAGCTTCAACTTCATTTCAACCCCAGCAAGTTCAGCCACAGCAGGGGTACATTCCCCCAATGGCACAACCAGGTTTGCCTCCTGTGCCGGGTGCACCAGGAATGCCTCCAG gtatACCACCATTAATGGCAGGCGTTCCACCTATGATGCCTGGAATGCCTCCAGTTATGCCTGGAATGCCGCCTGG GATGATGCCGATGGGTGGAATGATGCCTCCTGGGCCAGGAATACCACCTCTTATGCCTGGTATGCCACCAG GTATGCCGCCGCCTGTTGGGCCTCGTCCTGGGATGCCTCCAATGACACAAGCACAGCCTGTTACAGCACCGGGCATTCTTAACAgacctccagctcctgctgcatcGGCACCTACCCCCCAGCCTCCAGTTACTAAACCACTCTTCCCAAGTGCGGGGCAG ATGGGGACACCTGTCACAAGCTCAAGTGCAGCTTCCTCCAATTCAGAAAGTCTGTCAGCATCTTCTAACGCTCTGTTTCCTAGCACAGCACAA gctgcagcagctgttcCAGGTCCAGTTGGTACTGATTTCAAACCTTTGAATTCTACACCTGCAACAACAACAGAACCCCCAAAACCTACATTCCCTGCTTACACACAGTCTACAGCCTCAACCACTAGCACGACAAACagtactgcagctaaaccagctACATCTATAACAAGTAAGCCTGCTACTCTCACAACAACCAGTGCAACCAGTAAGTTGATCCATCCAGATGAGGATATATCACTG GAAGAGAGGAGGGCTCAGTTGCCTAAATATCAGCGTAATCTTCCTCGACCAGGACAAGCTTCCTTGGGTAATCCACCAGTTGGACCAATTGGAGGTATGATGCCACCACAGCCAGGAATTCCTCCACAACAACAAGGAATGAGACCTCCCATGCCACCTCATG GTCAGTATGGTGCTCATCACCAGGGCATGCCAGGATATCTTCCTGGAGCTATGCCTCCATATGGTCAGGGACCTCCGATGGTGCCCCCTTACCAAAGTGGACCTCCTCGACCTCCAATGGGAATGAGACCTCCTGTAATGTCGCAAGGTGGCCGCTACTGA
- the ZNF207 gene encoding BUB3-interacting and GLEBS motif-containing protein ZNF207 isoform X2 has product MGRKKKKQLKPWCWYCNRDFDDEKILIQHQKAKHFKCHICHKKLYTGPGLAIHCMQVHKETIDAVPNAIPGRTDIELEIYGMEGIPEKDMEERRRLLEQKTQESQKKKQQDDSDEYEDDESAASTSFQPQQVQPQQGYIPPMAQPGLPPVPGAPGMPPGIPPLMAGVPPMMPGMPPVMPGMPPGLHQQRKYMQSFCGGNMMMPMGGMMPPGPGIPPLMPGMPPGMPPPVGPRPGMPPMTQAQPVTAPGILNRPPAPAASAPTPQPPVTKPLFPSAGQMGTPVTSSSAASSNSESLSASSNALFPSTAQAAAAVPGPVGTDFKPLNSTPATTTEPPKPTFPAYTQSTASTTSTTNSTAAKPATSITSKPATLTTTSATSKLIHPDEDISLEERRAQLPKYQRNLPRPGQASLGNPPVGPIGGMMPPQPGIPPQQQGMRPPMPPHGQYGAHHQGMPGYLPGAMPPYGQGPPMVPPYQSGPPRPPMGMRPPVMSQGGRY; this is encoded by the exons ATGGGCCGTAAGAAGAAGAAGCAGTTGAAGCCTTGGTGCTG GTATTGTAACAGGGATTTTGATGATGAAAAAATCCTTATACAGCatcaaaaagcaaagcactttAAATGCCATATATGTCATAAGAAACTGTATACAGGACCTGGTTTAGCTATACACTGCATGCAG gtaCATAAAGAAACAATAGATGCTGTTCCAAATGCTATTCCTGGAAGAACAGACATTGAACTGGAAATCTATGGCATGGAGGGCATTCCAGAAAAAGATATGGAGGAACGAAGGAGGTTACTTGAACAAAAAACTCAGG AGagccagaaaaagaaacaacaggatGATTCTGATGAGTATGAAGATGATGAATCTGCAGCTTCAACTTCATTTCAACCCCAGCAAGTTCAGCCACAGCAGGGGTACATTCCCCCAATGGCACAACCAGGTTTGCCTCCTGTGCCGGGTGCACCAGGAATGCCTCCAG gtatACCACCATTAATGGCAGGCGTTCCACCTATGATGCCTGGAATGCCTCCAGTTATGCCTGGAATGCCGCCTGG ATTACATCAACAGAGAAAATACATGCAGTCATTTTGTGGTGGAAACAT GATGATGCCGATGGGTGGAATGATGCCTCCTGGGCCAGGAATACCACCTCTTATGCCTGGTATGCCACCAG GTATGCCGCCGCCTGTTGGGCCTCGTCCTGGGATGCCTCCAATGACACAAGCACAGCCTGTTACAGCACCGGGCATTCTTAACAgacctccagctcctgctgcatcGGCACCTACCCCCCAGCCTCCAGTTACTAAACCACTCTTCCCAAGTGCGGGGCAG ATGGGGACACCTGTCACAAGCTCAAGTGCAGCTTCCTCCAATTCAGAAAGTCTGTCAGCATCTTCTAACGCTCTGTTTCCTAGCACAGCACAA gctgcagcagctgttcCAGGTCCAGTTGGTACTGATTTCAAACCTTTGAATTCTACACCTGCAACAACAACAGAACCCCCAAAACCTACATTCCCTGCTTACACACAGTCTACAGCCTCAACCACTAGCACGACAAACagtactgcagctaaaccagctACATCTATAACAAGTAAGCCTGCTACTCTCACAACAACCAGTGCAACCAGTAAGTTGATCCATCCAGATGAGGATATATCACTG GAAGAGAGGAGGGCTCAGTTGCCTAAATATCAGCGTAATCTTCCTCGACCAGGACAAGCTTCCTTGGGTAATCCACCAGTTGGACCAATTGGAGGTATGATGCCACCACAGCCAGGAATTCCTCCACAACAACAAGGAATGAGACCTCCCATGCCACCTCATG GTCAGTATGGTGCTCATCACCAGGGCATGCCAGGATATCTTCCTGGAGCTATGCCTCCATATGGTCAGGGACCTCCGATGGTGCCCCCTTACCAAAGTGGACCTCCTCGACCTCCAATGGGAATGAGACCTCCTGTAATGTCGCAAGGTGGCCGCTACTGA
- the ZNF207 gene encoding BUB3-interacting and GLEBS motif-containing protein ZNF207 isoform X6, with the protein MGRKKKKQLKPWCWYCNRDFDDEKILIQHQKAKHFKCHICHKKLYTGPGLAIHCMQVHKETIDAVPNAIPGRTDIELEIYGMEGIPEKDMEERRRLLEQKTQESQKKKQQDDSDEYEDDESAASTSFQPQQVQPQQGYIPPMAQPGLPPVPGAPGMPPGIPPLMAGVPPMMPGMPPVMPGMPPGLHQQRKYMQSFCGGNMMMPMGGMMPPGPGIPPLMPGMPPGMPPPVGPRPGMPPMTQAQPVTAPGILNRPPAPAASAPTPQPPVTKPLFPSAGQAAAAVPGPVGTDFKPLNSTPATTTEPPKPTFPAYTQSTASTTSTTNSTAAKPATSITSKPATLTTTSATSKLIHPDEDISLEERRAQLPKYQRNLPRPGQASLGNPPVGPIGGMMPPQPGIPPQQQGMRPPMPPHGQYGAHHQGMPGYLPGAMPPYGQGPPMVPPYQSGPPRPPMGMRPPVMSQGGRY; encoded by the exons ATGGGCCGTAAGAAGAAGAAGCAGTTGAAGCCTTGGTGCTG GTATTGTAACAGGGATTTTGATGATGAAAAAATCCTTATACAGCatcaaaaagcaaagcactttAAATGCCATATATGTCATAAGAAACTGTATACAGGACCTGGTTTAGCTATACACTGCATGCAG gtaCATAAAGAAACAATAGATGCTGTTCCAAATGCTATTCCTGGAAGAACAGACATTGAACTGGAAATCTATGGCATGGAGGGCATTCCAGAAAAAGATATGGAGGAACGAAGGAGGTTACTTGAACAAAAAACTCAGG AGagccagaaaaagaaacaacaggatGATTCTGATGAGTATGAAGATGATGAATCTGCAGCTTCAACTTCATTTCAACCCCAGCAAGTTCAGCCACAGCAGGGGTACATTCCCCCAATGGCACAACCAGGTTTGCCTCCTGTGCCGGGTGCACCAGGAATGCCTCCAG gtatACCACCATTAATGGCAGGCGTTCCACCTATGATGCCTGGAATGCCTCCAGTTATGCCTGGAATGCCGCCTGG ATTACATCAACAGAGAAAATACATGCAGTCATTTTGTGGTGGAAACAT GATGATGCCGATGGGTGGAATGATGCCTCCTGGGCCAGGAATACCACCTCTTATGCCTGGTATGCCACCAG GTATGCCGCCGCCTGTTGGGCCTCGTCCTGGGATGCCTCCAATGACACAAGCACAGCCTGTTACAGCACCGGGCATTCTTAACAgacctccagctcctgctgcatcGGCACCTACCCCCCAGCCTCCAGTTACTAAACCACTCTTCCCAAGTGCGGGGCAG gctgcagcagctgttcCAGGTCCAGTTGGTACTGATTTCAAACCTTTGAATTCTACACCTGCAACAACAACAGAACCCCCAAAACCTACATTCCCTGCTTACACACAGTCTACAGCCTCAACCACTAGCACGACAAACagtactgcagctaaaccagctACATCTATAACAAGTAAGCCTGCTACTCTCACAACAACCAGTGCAACCAGTAAGTTGATCCATCCAGATGAGGATATATCACTG GAAGAGAGGAGGGCTCAGTTGCCTAAATATCAGCGTAATCTTCCTCGACCAGGACAAGCTTCCTTGGGTAATCCACCAGTTGGACCAATTGGAGGTATGATGCCACCACAGCCAGGAATTCCTCCACAACAACAAGGAATGAGACCTCCCATGCCACCTCATG GTCAGTATGGTGCTCATCACCAGGGCATGCCAGGATATCTTCCTGGAGCTATGCCTCCATATGGTCAGGGACCTCCGATGGTGCCCCCTTACCAAAGTGGACCTCCTCGACCTCCAATGGGAATGAGACCTCCTGTAATGTCGCAAGGTGGCCGCTACTGA
- the ZNF207 gene encoding BUB3-interacting and GLEBS motif-containing protein ZNF207 isoform X4: protein MGRKKKKQLKPWCWYCNRDFDDEKILIQHQKAKHFKCHICHKKLYTGPGLAIHCMQVHKETIDAVPNAIPGRTDIELEIYGMEGIPEKDMEERRRLLEQKTQESQKKKQQDDSDEYEDDESAASTSFQPQQVQPQQGYIPPMAQPGLPPVPGAPGMPPGIPPLMAGVPPMMPGMPPVMPGMPPGMMPMGGMMPPGPGIPPLMPGMPPGMPPPVGPRPGMPPMTQAQPVTAPGILNRPPAPAASAPTPQPPVTKPLFPSAGQMGTPVTSSSAASSNSESLSASSNALFPSTAQAAAAVPGPVGTDFKPLNSTPATTTEPPKPTFPAYTQSTASTTSTTNSTAAKPATSITSKPATLTTTSATSKLIHPDEDISLEERRAQLPKYQRNLPRPGQASLGNPPVGPIGGMMPPQPGIPPQQQGMRPPMPPHGQYGAHHQGMPGYLPGAMPPYGQGPPMVPPYQSGPPRPPMGMRPPVMSQGGRY from the exons ATGGGCCGTAAGAAGAAGAAGCAGTTGAAGCCTTGGTGCTG GTATTGTAACAGGGATTTTGATGATGAAAAAATCCTTATACAGCatcaaaaagcaaagcactttAAATGCCATATATGTCATAAGAAACTGTATACAGGACCTGGTTTAGCTATACACTGCATGCAG gtaCATAAAGAAACAATAGATGCTGTTCCAAATGCTATTCCTGGAAGAACAGACATTGAACTGGAAATCTATGGCATGGAGGGCATTCCAGAAAAAGATATGGAGGAACGAAGGAGGTTACTTGAACAAAAAACTCAGG AGagccagaaaaagaaacaacaggatGATTCTGATGAGTATGAAGATGATGAATCTGCAGCTTCAACTTCATTTCAACCCCAGCAAGTTCAGCCACAGCAGGGGTACATTCCCCCAATGGCACAACCAGGTTTGCCTCCTGTGCCGGGTGCACCAGGAATGCCTCCAG gtatACCACCATTAATGGCAGGCGTTCCACCTATGATGCCTGGAATGCCTCCAGTTATGCCTGGAATGCCGCCTGG GATGATGCCGATGGGTGGAATGATGCCTCCTGGGCCAGGAATACCACCTCTTATGCCTGGTATGCCACCAG GTATGCCGCCGCCTGTTGGGCCTCGTCCTGGGATGCCTCCAATGACACAAGCACAGCCTGTTACAGCACCGGGCATTCTTAACAgacctccagctcctgctgcatcGGCACCTACCCCCCAGCCTCCAGTTACTAAACCACTCTTCCCAAGTGCGGGGCAG ATGGGGACACCTGTCACAAGCTCAAGTGCAGCTTCCTCCAATTCAGAAAGTCTGTCAGCATCTTCTAACGCTCTGTTTCCTAGCACAGCACAA gctgcagcagctgttcCAGGTCCAGTTGGTACTGATTTCAAACCTTTGAATTCTACACCTGCAACAACAACAGAACCCCCAAAACCTACATTCCCTGCTTACACACAGTCTACAGCCTCAACCACTAGCACGACAAACagtactgcagctaaaccagctACATCTATAACAAGTAAGCCTGCTACTCTCACAACAACCAGTGCAACCAGTAAGTTGATCCATCCAGATGAGGATATATCACTG GAAGAGAGGAGGGCTCAGTTGCCTAAATATCAGCGTAATCTTCCTCGACCAGGACAAGCTTCCTTGGGTAATCCACCAGTTGGACCAATTGGAGGTATGATGCCACCACAGCCAGGAATTCCTCCACAACAACAAGGAATGAGACCTCCCATGCCACCTCATG GTCAGTATGGTGCTCATCACCAGGGCATGCCAGGATATCTTCCTGGAGCTATGCCTCCATATGGTCAGGGACCTCCGATGGTGCCCCCTTACCAAAGTGGACCTCCTCGACCTCCAATGGGAATGAGACCTCCTGTAATGTCGCAAGGTGGCCGCTACTGA